The Halovivax ruber XH-70 genome includes the window AAGACGAGCTGCTCGGCGACGCCCCGAGCGAGTACGAGGACAACCGCTTCGAGGACTGGCTGGCGGCGCTGAAGACTGGCGCCCTCCTCAAGGACTGGGCCGACGAGATGGACGAGGATCGCCTCACCGAGCGCTACTCCATCGGCCCCGGCGACCTTCGCGGGAAGGTCGAGACCGCCGAGTGGCTGCTGGGCGCCGCGGAGACGCTCGCCGCGGAGATCGATTCGGACTGGAGCGTCGCCGTCCGCGAGGCGCGCGCCCGGGTCGAACACGGCGTCCGCGAGGAGTTGCTCGAACTCGTCTCCGTCCGCGGCGTCGGTCGCAAGCGCGCTCGCCAGCTCTACCAGGCCGGCGTCGAGTCGGCAGCCGACTTACGAACCGTGGACAAGGGAATCGTTCTCGGCGCCCTTCGAGGGCGAAAGACGGCCGAGAACATCCTCGAGAACGCCGGTCGCGAGGATCCCTCGATGGACGGCGTCGAGGCGATCCAGGTAGACGGAGGCGACGCGCCCGGGGCCGCCGGAGTCGACGCCGGCTCTGGCTCGACTAGCGAGGCCGGGTCGGACGCGTCGACGACACCCGAGTCGGAGGACCAGTCCAGCCTGGGTGACTTCTGATGACGGGAACTGGCGTGACGATCGTCGAGGGAACGCTCCGGATCGACGACCTGGATGCGTTTCTGGCAACGATCGACCGAATCGCGGAGCGACACGACGTCACGATCCAGGCCGTCGACGCCCGGTACGTCGCCGGGCAATCCCACCTCGAACGCGCCGTCGAGAGCGCCGAACGAGCGATCGCGAACGACGACGCCATCGCCCGCGACCCGGCCGTCGAACTCCTGCTGTACGCCGCCGGCCGCCGCCAGATCGAACGGGCACTCGAGATGGGCGTCGACGAGGGAACTGGCCCCGCCGCGATCGTCGTCACCGGCGGCGCCGACGGGCCAGCCGCCGACGAGCTTCGTGACGAGCTCGACGTCGAACCGGCCTCCGTCGTCGGCAACCCGGACGAGGAGACCCTCTGTGACTTCTTCGACATCGGCGATCGGGAGCGAGCGGCCACCAATGCGACGCTCGAGCAACTCGTCTGCGAACGCGTCGCGTTACTGGCGGTCGAGAAGTAACGACCGTCGACGATTCACAGTCTGGCCAGCCTGCTAACCCCCTTCGTTTCAACTGGAGATCCGGAGTAGTCGTGTGGATTTCACTCGACGTGAAATCGGCAGCGATCGGTGACACTCGAGTTCGTCGGTCGCCGGCAGGGCTGCCGGATGGACAACCCGTTTGAACGTTCGATCCCTGTTTGCGGTATGGACCTCTCTATCGTCGATCTCTCCCACGTTCCCGAGGGTGCGAGTGCGACTGAAGCCTACCAACAGACGGTCGAACTCGCCCAGCTCGGCGAGGACCTCGGCTACGAGCGGTTCTGGGTCGCCGAACACCACGGGATGGCGGGCTACATCGCCGGGACCACGCCGGAAGTGCTGCTCGGCCACCTCGCCGCGGAGACCGAGTCGATCCGGCTGGGGTCGGGAACGGTCCTGCTCAACTACTACCAGCCGTACAAGGTCGCGGAGGCGTTCAGCGTCCTCGACTCGCTGGCGCCCGGGCGGATCGACATGGGACTCGGCCGGGCGACGGGGCCGCCAGCGGCCGACCGCGCCATGGGCTACGATTCGAGTCCCAAGACGCCCGAGGAAGCCGATTCCGAACACCGCGCGAAGGTCCAGGAGACGCTCCGACACGCGCTCGACGAGTTCGGCGACGACCATCCCTACAGCGGTCTGCAGCTCGCGCGATCGGCCGAAAACACCCCCGAGCCCTGGTTGCTCGGGTCGTCACCCTCTAGCGCAAGGCTCGCCGGCGAACTCGGCCTCCGATACTGCTTCGCTGGTTTCATCCGCCCCCA containing:
- the cgi121 gene encoding KEOPS complex subunit Cgi121; translated protein: MTGTGVTIVEGTLRIDDLDAFLATIDRIAERHDVTIQAVDARYVAGQSHLERAVESAERAIANDDAIARDPAVELLLYAAGRRQIERALEMGVDEGTGPAAIVVTGGADGPAADELRDELDVEPASVVGNPDEETLCDFFDIGDRERAATNATLEQLVCERVALLAVEK
- a CDS encoding LLM class flavin-dependent oxidoreductase, with amino-acid sequence MDLSIVDLSHVPEGASATEAYQQTVELAQLGEDLGYERFWVAEHHGMAGYIAGTTPEVLLGHLAAETESIRLGSGTVLLNYYQPYKVAEAFSVLDSLAPGRIDMGLGRATGPPAADRAMGYDSSPKTPEEADSEHRAKVQETLRHALDEFGDDHPYSGLQLARSAENTPEPWLLGSSPSSARLAGELGLRYCFAGFIRPQFAEPAFDAYREAFTPSPIGAGPDEPAGMLAINAVCAETDEEAARLRAPTEAVYQRMARGTIGDGIPSIETAIDELGGVPDHTPDPLPEGEWSRSISGSPETIDAVLTQLTDRVGVDDVIVQHTIPDFDDAKRSHELLAEGVGI